The following coding sequences are from one Humulus lupulus chromosome X, drHumLupu1.1, whole genome shotgun sequence window:
- the LOC133804023 gene encoding BTB/POZ domain-containing protein At4g08455-like isoform X2, whose translation MRRRRLTSESQNYETDMDSDSDSVAETTRCISCQEDYDAHDGGTCKECHDEANETEEDLKREIEDLKAKVAFLKLCDPIDYPNHYSTGPRSYSPCFSDVVLVAFEGTSGAPAPPVPAHKAVLVSRSPVFKAMLENEMEESRSSTIKINDVSYEALRAFVNYLYTAEASLNEHMAYSLVVLAEKYQQAVGGDL comes from the exons ATGCGACGGCGCCGTCTTACGTCGGAGAGTCAGAATTACGAGACGGATATGGACTCGGATTCAGATTCAGTTGCGGAGACGACGAGGTGCATATCGTGTCAGGAGGACTACGACGCACATGATGGCGGCACCTGCAAGGAGTGCCACGATGAGGCCAACGAGACGGAGGAGGACCTCAAGCGCGAGATCGAAGACCTCAAAGCCAAGGTCGCTTTTCTCAAACTCTGCGATCCTATCGATTATCCCAACCATTACTCCACTGGCCCTAGGTCCTATTCTCCTTGCTTCTCCGACGTCGTTTTGGTTGCATTCGAAGGCACTTCCGGTGCTCCTGCCCCGCCCGTTCCGGCTCATAAGGCTGTTTTG GTGAGTCGTTCCCCAGTATTCAAAGCCATGCTCGAGAATGAAATGGAAGAAAGCCGAAGCAGCACCATAAAGATCAACGATGTATCATACGAGGCCCTTCGTGCCTTTGTCAACTATTTGTACACAGCCGAGGCCAGTCTTAATGAGCATATGGCTTATTCCCTCGTAGTGTTGGCTGAAAAATATCAG CAGGCTGTTGGTGGGGATTTATGA
- the LOC133804023 gene encoding BTB/POZ domain-containing protein At4g08455-like isoform X1, protein MRRRRLTSESQNYETDMDSDSDSVAETTRCISCQEDYDAHDGGTCKECHDEANETEEDLKREIEDLKAKVAFLKLCDPIDYPNHYSTGPRSYSPCFSDVVLVAFEGTSGAPAPPVPAHKAVLVSRSPVFKAMLENEMEESRSSTIKINDVSYEALRAFVNYLYTAEASLNEHMAYSLVVLAEKYQVNHLKTYCERFLISKQCQRILYRALEFRKVYTKKLCVFQQAVGGDL, encoded by the exons ATGCGACGGCGCCGTCTTACGTCGGAGAGTCAGAATTACGAGACGGATATGGACTCGGATTCAGATTCAGTTGCGGAGACGACGAGGTGCATATCGTGTCAGGAGGACTACGACGCACATGATGGCGGCACCTGCAAGGAGTGCCACGATGAGGCCAACGAGACGGAGGAGGACCTCAAGCGCGAGATCGAAGACCTCAAAGCCAAGGTCGCTTTTCTCAAACTCTGCGATCCTATCGATTATCCCAACCATTACTCCACTGGCCCTAGGTCCTATTCTCCTTGCTTCTCCGACGTCGTTTTGGTTGCATTCGAAGGCACTTCCGGTGCTCCTGCCCCGCCCGTTCCGGCTCATAAGGCTGTTTTG GTGAGTCGTTCCCCAGTATTCAAAGCCATGCTCGAGAATGAAATGGAAGAAAGCCGAAGCAGCACCATAAAGATCAACGATGTATCATACGAGGCCCTTCGTGCCTTTGTCAACTATTTGTACACAGCCGAGGCCAGTCTTAATGAGCATATGGCTTATTCCCTCGTAGTGTTGGCTGAAAAATATCAGGTAAATCATCTCAAGACCTATTGTGAGAGGTTTCTGATATCAAAACAATGCCAACGTATCTTATATCGTGCTTTGGAATTTCGGAAGGTCTATACTAAGAAATTATGCGTCTTTCAGCAGGCTGTTGGTGGGGATTTATGA